From a single Brassica oleracea var. oleracea cultivar TO1000 chromosome C5, BOL, whole genome shotgun sequence genomic region:
- the LOC106295536 gene encoding uncharacterized protein LOC106295536, translating into MDSDARRNVNISSQGSSPSRKPSKFSVYRNPALAAASTANSLRPSKSVLLFIFVLSIASVFSLVSFTAGEKRLTNALTFGRISQEAAYVTVKAWQGLVALICIGAMMAFSKGISLHRAKFAAGAETKDTKDQFSLTSRQLELLGIKKKGEQGVSESPKSRPALKPSRSLEPLVPIHQNLTGSAHKSSSGGDKLNSRSGTQISPFSTPSKQMGSPSMYLVPSSSPASSNRASSGQDKAVSSPWSGRRSSARDIATEEQLEQLLAEIDEKITESAGKVRTPPPTVGSFAMASPSPVGGSAGLSGTTRSTPLRAVRMSPGAQKFTTPPKKGEGDFPTPMSLEQAIEGFRQLGVYPQIEYWRDRLRQWCSSVLLKPLLNKIETSHIQVMQTAAKLGVNVTICQVGADLSTNGTAPTALPVDRSKGWQPSYSLDEDAILHQLRANLVQAIDATMQKLRTENQQFQQQQLQQQAALIPVMQECVDAISEHQRLQGLMKGEWVKGLLPRSSIPADYTVQRIRELAEGTCVKNYEYNGRADAREKNKKWSLEPPTDSHLLLYLFCAYLEHPKWMLHLDPSSYTGTQSSRNPLFLGVLPPKERFPEKYVAVISGVPSTLHPGALVLAVDKLCPPTFALYWDKKVQFTLQGRTALWDSILLMCHKIKVGYGGFVRGMNLGSSALNILQVVDSETDD; encoded by the exons ATGGACTCTGATGCGAGGAGGAATGTTAACATCTCGTCGCAGGGTTCATCTCCTTCTCGCAAGCCATCCAAGTTCTCTGTGTACCGGAACCCTGCTCTCGCCGCCGCTTCCACCGCCAATAGCCTCCGTCCCTCGAAATCCGTCCTTCTCTTCATATTCGTGCTCTCAATCGCTTCAGTTTTCTCTCTCGTTTCCTTCACGGCCGG GGAGAAACGATTGACGAATGCTTTAACATTCGGGAGGATATCACAAGAGGCAGCTT ATGTTACTGTAAAGGCGTGGCAAGGACTGGTGGCTTTGATTTGTATTGGTGCAATGATGGCTTTCTCCAAAGGGATATCTCTGCACAGGGCTAAGTTTGCTGCTGGAGCAGAAACTAAAGATACCAAAGATCAGTTTTCTCTAACAAGCCGTCAGCTTGAGCTTCTAGGAATAAAGAAAAAAGGTGAGCAGGGTGTATCGGAATCTCCTAAGAGTCGTCCCGCATTGAAACCATCGCGGTCATTGGAGCCGCTTGTCCCTATCCATCAAAATCTTACTGGTTCAGCCCATAAATCTAGCAGTGGTGGTGATAAGCTGAATTCTCGTAGTGGGACTCAGATTAGTCCGTTTAGCACTCCCTCCAAACAGATGGGTTCACCGTCGATGTATCTTGTACCTTCTAGCTCACCAGCTTCTTCCAACCGAGCTTCCTCTGGTCAGGATAAGGCTGTTTCTAGTCCTTGGTCTGGTAGACGAAGTTCTGCAAGAGACATTGCCACGGAGGAGCAGCTTGAGCAGCTTTTGGCAGAAATAGATGAGAAAATCACTGAGTCAGCCGGGAAGGTGCGGACTCCTCCACCAACGGTAGGGAGTTTTGCGATGGCTAGTCCGAGTCCGGTTGGTGGTTCAGCTGGTTTGTCTGGGACTACTAGGAGTACACCACTAAGAGCTGTTAGGATGTCTCCTGGTGCTCAGAAATTTACGACTCCACCAAAGAAAGGAGAGGGTGATTTCCCCACACCCATGTCCTTAGAACAGGCGATCGAAGGTTTTAGGCAACTAGGCGTGTATCCTCAGATAGAATACTGGCGTGACAGACTAAGGCAATGGTGTTCTTCCGTTTTGCTCAAACCTCTGCTTAACAAGATTGAAACAAGTCATATTCAG GTAATGCAAACAGCAGCGAAGCTAGGTGTTAATGTCACCATTTGTCAAGTTGGAGCTGATTTGTCAACAAATGGAACGGCTCCTACTGCATTACCGGTTGATCGTTCAAAAGGGTGGCAGCCATCTTATTCTCTCGATGAAGACGCTATTCTTCACCAGTTACGCGCTAATCTTGTGCAGGCTATTGATGCCACCATGC AAAAGCTGCGTACAGAGAACCAGCAGTTTCAGCAACAACAGCTGCAACAGCAAGCGGCACTAATACCCGTTATGCAGGAATGCGTTGATGCTATTAGCGAACATCAGAGGCTTCAGGGATTAATGAAAGGAGAGTGGGTCAAGGGTTTACTTCCACGCAGCAGCATTCCAGCAGACTACACGGTGCAAAGAATCAGAG AGCTCGCGGAAGGAACCTGTGTGAAGAACTACGAGTACAACGGAAGGGCAGATGCTCGTGAGAAAAACAAGAAATGGAGCCTGGAGCCTCCAACCGATTCTCATCTACTTCTGTACTTGTTCTGTGCCTACTTGGAACACCCGAAATGGATGTTGCATCTGGACCCCAGCTCTTATACAGGGACTCAGTCAAGCAGGAATCCGTTATTCTTGGGGGTTTTGCCTCCAAAAGAAAGATTCCCAGAGAAGTACGTAGCTGTGATATCAGGTGTACCTTCTACACTCCATCCTGGCGCATTGGTACTTGCTGTGGACAAGCTATGCCCTCCTACGTTTGCCTTGTACTGGGACAAGAAGGTGCAGTTTACCCTTCAG GGACGAACAGCGCTATGGGACTCTATACTGCTGATGTGCCACAAAATTAAGGTGGGGTATGGAGGTTTTGTTCGTGGGATGAATCTTGGTTCTTCAGCTCTTAACATCCTACAAGTAGTTGATTCTGAAACTGATGACTAA
- the LOC106295537 gene encoding protein disulfide-isomerase 5-1 yields the protein MKLGARLIALILLLSLAIVLTEAEVITLTPETFSDKVKEKDTAWFVKFCVPWCKHCKKLGNLWEELGNAMEGDDEIEIGEVDCGKSRDVCTKVEIHSYPTFKLFYNGEEVSKYRGKRDVESLRTFVVEETEKAAEKAQLEDKEL from the exons ATGAAGCTCGGTGCTCGGCTTATTGCTCTTATACTTCTTCTTTCTCTCGCGATTGTGTTGACGGAAGCGGAGGTCATTACGTTGACCCCTGAAACTTTCTCCGACAAG GTGAAGGAGAAGGATACTGCGTGGTTTGTAAAGTTTTGTGTTCCTTGGTGCAAGCACTG CAAGAAACTGGGGAACTTGTGGGAAGAATTGGGGAATGCAATGGAAGGTGACGATGAAATTGAGATTGGTGAAGTAGATTGTGGTAAGAGCAGAGATGTCTGCACCAAAGTTGAGATTCACTCCTATCCAACGTTCAAGCTATTTTACAATGGAGAAGAAGTTTCAAAATACCGAG GTAAAAGAGATGTTGAATCGCTGAGGACGTTTGTTGTAGAGGAAACTGAAAAGGCAGCAGAAAAAGCACAGCTCGAAGACAAGGAACTCTGA
- the LOC106292731 gene encoding pentatricopeptide repeat-containing protein At1g62350: MLILLRRVKHSIPQSFLLRQIGFANSDLTVRSYLSGPASSPSLSIWRRKKEMSKEGLIAAKELKRLQTKLVRLDRFISSHVSRLLKSDLVSVLAEFQRQDQVFLCMKLYDVVRREIWYRPDMFFYRDMLMMLARNRRVDETKKVWGDLKREGVLFDQHTFGDLVRAFLDNELTVEAMRLYGEMRDSPDPPLSLPFRVILKGLVPYPELRERVKDDFLELFPGMVVYDPPEDLCVESDEEARTDSDLE, translated from the exons ATGTTGATCCTCCTGCGTAGAGTTAAACACTCGATTCCTCAGAGCTTCCTCCTTCGCCAAATTGGTTTCGCAAACAGTGATCTCACTGTTCGTTCGTACTTATCGGGACCTGCTTCGAGTCCCAGCTTATCTATATGGAGACGGAAGAAGGAAATGAGCAAAGAAGGTTTAATCGCCGCCAAGGAGCTCAAGCGTCTTCAAACCAAACTCGTCCGTCTCGATCGATTCATCTCTTCCCACGTCTCTCGCCTCCTTAAATCCGATCTCGTCTCCGTTCTCGCCGAGTTTCAGAGGCAAGACCAAGTTTTCCTCTGTATGAAG CTCTATGATGTTGTGAGAAGGGAGATATGGTACAGACCAGACATGTTCTTTTACAGAGACATGCTCATGATGCTTGCGAGAAACAGGAGAGTGGATGAAACCAAAAAGGTATGGGGAGATTTAAAGAGAGAAGGGGTTTTGTTTGACCAGCACACGTTTGGAGATCTTGTTAGAGCGTTCTTGGATAACGAGCTTACGGTGGAAGCGATGAGATTGTATGGAGAGATGAGAGATTCTCCTGACCCGCCTCTGTCTCTGCCTTTTCGAGTTATTCTGAAAGGGCTCGTTCCTTACCCTGAGTTGAGAGAGAGGGTGAAAGACGATTTCTTGGAGCTTTTCCCTGGAATGGTTGTGTATGATCCTCCTGAGGATCTGTGCGTAGAAAGCGATGAAGAAGCTAGAACTGATAGTGATCTTGAATAG
- the LOC106294941 gene encoding elongation factor 1-alpha 1-like, whose translation MILHLDLLLQPSRYTSKIYLAMGKEKFHINIVVIGHVDSGKSTTTGHLIYKLGGIDKRVIERFEKEAAEMNKRSFKYAWVLDKLKAERERGITIDIALWKFETTKYYCTVIDAPGHRDFIKNMITGTSQADCAVLIIDSTTGGFEAGISKDGQTREHALLAFTLGVKQMICCCNKMDATTPKYSKARYDEIIKEVSSYLKKVGYNPDKIPFVPISGFEGDNMIERSTNLDWYKGPTLLEALDQINEPKRPSDKPLRLPLQDVYKIGGIGTVPVGRVETGMLKPGMVVTFAPSGLTTEVKSVEMHHESLVEALPGDNVGFNVKNVAVKDLKRGYVASNSKDDPAKGAANFTSQVIIMNHPGQIGNGYAPVLDCHTSHIAVKFSEILTKIDRRSGKEIEKEPKFLKNGDAGMVKMTPTKPMVVETFSEYPPLGRFAVRDMRQTVAVGVIKSVDKKDPTGAKVTKAAVKKGAK comes from the exons ATGATCCTCCATCTCGATCTTCTTCTTCAACCTAGCCGCTATACCTCTAAG ATTTATTTAGCCATGGGTAAAGAGAAGTTTCACATCAACATTGTGGTCATCGGCCACGTCGACTCCGGGAAGTCAACCACCACCGGTCACTTGATCTACAAGCTCGGTGGTATCGACAAGCGTGTCATCGAGAGGTTCGAGAAGGAGGCTGCTGAGATGAACAAGAGGTCTTTCAAGTACGCTTGGGTGTTGGACAAGCTTAAGGCCGAGCGTGAGCGTGGTATCACCATCGACATTGCTCTTTGGAAGTTTGAGACCACCAAGTACTACTGCACTGTGATCGACGCTCCTGGTCATCGTGATTTCATCAAGAACATGATCACCGGTACCTCCCAGGCGGATTGTGCTGTTTTGATTATTGACTCCACCACCGGTGGTTTCGAGGCTGGTATTTCAAAGGATGGTCAGACCCGTGAGCATGCTCTTCTTGCTTTCACACTTGGTGTCAAGCAGATGATTTGCTGCTGTAACAAG ATGGATGCTACTACCCCCAAGTACTCCAAGGCTAGGTACGATGAGATTATCAAGGAGGTGTCTTCCTACTTGAAGAAGGTTGGGTACAACCCTGACAAAATCCCATTCGTCCCCATCTCTGGTTTCGAGGGTGACAACATGATTGAGAGGTCCACCAACCTTGACTGGTACAAGGGACCAACCCTCCTTGAGGCTCTTGACCAGATCAACGAGCCAAAGAGGCCCTCTGACAAGCCCCTCCGTCTCCCACTTCAGGACGTCTACAAGATTGGTGGTATTGGAACGGTGCCAGTGGGTCGTGTTGAGACCGGTATGCTCAAGCCTGGTATGGTTGTGACCTTCGCTCCTTCAGGGTTGACCACTGAGGTCAAGTCTGTTGAGATGCACCACGAGTCTCTTGTGGAGGCGCTTCCAGGTGACAATGTTGGATTCAATGTCAAGAATGTTGCCGTCAAGGATCTCAAGCGTGGGTATGTTGCATCCAACTCCAAGGATGACCCTGCCAAGGGTGCTGCTAACTTCACCTCCCAGGTCATCATCATGAACCACCCGGGCCAGATCGGTAACGGTTACGCCCCGGTTCTTGATTGCCACACCTCCCACATTGCCGTGAAGTTCTCTGAGATCCTCACCAAGATTGACAGGCGTTCTGGTAAGGAGATTGAGAAGGAGCCCAAGTTTTTGAAGAATGGTGATGCCGGTATGGTGAAGATGACTCCGACCAAGCCCATGGTTGTGGAGACCTTCTCTGAGTACCCACCACTTGGACGTTTCGCTGTGAGGGACATGAGGCAGACTGTTGCAGTCGGTGTCATCAAGAGCGTTGACAAGAAGGACCCAACCGGAGCCAAGGTGACCAAGGCTGCCGTCAAGAAGGGTGCGAAGTAA
- the LOC106344270 gene encoding putative F-box/kelch-repeat protein At3g24610: MNVMEWREVMGLESLRETLAASKLVNYGGRLGDFWESNKPLMLAQGLEITELDEELPGHKLSNSGNNNMFIFWDVLAPPNKLEIWCAEVSLERHKETCEIRGNILWSQPIVTLDPPPPHRLHCHILYALPLNL; this comes from the coding sequence ATGAATGTGATGGAGTGGAGAGAGGTGATGGGCTTGGAGTCTCTCAGGGAAACTCTCGCTGCCTCCAAGCTCGTCAACTATGGTGGACGGTTGGGGGATTTCTGGGAGTCCAACAAACCGCTGATGCTAGCGCAGGGATTAGAGATAACTGAACTCGATGAAGAACTTCCCGGCCACAAACTGAGCAACTCTGGTAACAACAACATGTTCATCTTCTGGGACGTGCTTGCTCCTCCTAATAAGTTAGAGATTTGGTGTGCAGAGGTCTCTTTGGAGAGACACAAGGAGACATGTGAGATTAGAGGAAACATTTTGTGGTCCCAACCTATCGTGACACTGGATCCTCCTCCTCCACATCGCCTTCACTGTCACATTTTGTATGCTCTACCTCTCAACCTCTGA
- the LOC106344271 gene encoding putative F-box/kelch-repeat protein At4g39600 has translation MVLSCLVRVARSEHASLSLVSKRHRSLLLTPELYNFRTLLGCTENLIYLCLRIPPDPNPRWFTLSLKALDRRLVPVRSYFYQPLEASSMVAHGCGIYVMGGRIGGRASSSVMFLDCRSHTWSTLPSMGVARYSAAASGREDIHIGRV, from the coding sequence ATGGTTCTAAGTTGCTTGGTCCGCGTTGCAAGATCGGAACACGCTTCCTTATCTCTCGTATCCAAGCGGCACCGTTCTCTACTGTTGACGCCTGAGCTGTACAACTTCCGAACCCTTTTGGGATGCACAGAAAACCTCATCTATCTATGCTTACGCATCCCTCCAGACCCAAACCCACGATGGTTCACCCTCTCCCTAAAAGCCCTTGATAGGCGGCTGGTCCCAGTGCGGTCTTACTTTTACCAGCCTCTGGAAGCATCTTCCATGGTGGCCCATGGTTGCGGGATCTACGTCATGGGTGGAAGGATAGGCGGAAGAGCCTCGTCCAGTGTCATGTTCCTGGATTGTCGATCTCACACGTGGAGCACTCTCCCCTCCATGGGGGTGGCTCGATATTCAGCTGCTGCTAGTGGACGGGAAGATATACATATTGGGAGGGTGTGA
- the LOC106292944 gene encoding chromatin accessibility complex protein 1 isoform X1, producing MVSSKKPKSDGVNKGDGLNARSSGSKSKKNSSNKAKLKEAAKKDAEVHEISESSSSEGRRDEPKESNGGVVVSEDAKMIRFPMNRIRRIMRSDNSAPQIIMQDAVFLVNKATVQYQPLVYWHELFIERFSEEAYGSSVKDKKKFIHYKHLSSVVSNEERYEFLADCVPEKLKAEVALEEWDRSMTDVG from the exons ATGGTGTCGTCGAAGAAGCCGAAGAGCGATGGCGTCAATAAAGGCGACGGCCTCAACGCACGCAGCTCCGGCTCCAAATCGAAGAAGAATTCGTCAAATAAGGCGAAGTTAAAGGAGGCTGCGAAGAAGGATGCGGAGGTTCACGAGATCTCGGAATCGTCGAGCAGCGAAGGGAGGCGTGATGAGCCGAAGGAAAGCAATGGCGGCGTCGTGGTTTCGGAAGACGCTAAGATGATTAGGTTCCCGATGAATCGGATTCGGAGGATCATGAGAAGCGATAACTCAGCTCCTCAGATCATCATGCAGGACGCTGTGTTTCTTGTCAATAAAGCCACCGTACAGTACCAACCATTAGTATATTGGCAT GAATTGTTCATTGAGAGGTTTTCTGAGGAAGCTTATGGAAGTTCTGTTAAGGACAAGAAGAAGTTCATCCACTACAAGCATCTAT CATCTGTAGTGAGTAACGAGGAGAGATATGAGTTCCTTGCGG ATTGTGTTCCTGAGAAACTAAAAGCAGAGGTGGCCTTGGAGGAATGGGATAGAAGCATGACAGATGTAGGCTGA
- the LOC106292944 gene encoding chromatin accessibility complex protein 1 isoform X2 encodes MVSSKKPKSDGVNKGDGLNARSSGSKSKKNSSNKAKLKEAAKKDAEVHEISESSSSEGRRDEPKESNGGVVVSEDAKMIRFPMNRIRRIMRSDNSAPQIIMQDAVFLVNKATELFIERFSEEAYGSSVKDKKKFIHYKHLSSVVSNEERYEFLADCVPEKLKAEVALEEWDRSMTDVG; translated from the exons ATGGTGTCGTCGAAGAAGCCGAAGAGCGATGGCGTCAATAAAGGCGACGGCCTCAACGCACGCAGCTCCGGCTCCAAATCGAAGAAGAATTCGTCAAATAAGGCGAAGTTAAAGGAGGCTGCGAAGAAGGATGCGGAGGTTCACGAGATCTCGGAATCGTCGAGCAGCGAAGGGAGGCGTGATGAGCCGAAGGAAAGCAATGGCGGCGTCGTGGTTTCGGAAGACGCTAAGATGATTAGGTTCCCGATGAATCGGATTCGGAGGATCATGAGAAGCGATAACTCAGCTCCTCAGATCATCATGCAGGACGCTGTGTTTCTTGTCAATAAAGCCACC GAATTGTTCATTGAGAGGTTTTCTGAGGAAGCTTATGGAAGTTCTGTTAAGGACAAGAAGAAGTTCATCCACTACAAGCATCTAT CATCTGTAGTGAGTAACGAGGAGAGATATGAGTTCCTTGCGG ATTGTGTTCCTGAGAAACTAAAAGCAGAGGTGGCCTTGGAGGAATGGGATAGAAGCATGACAGATGTAGGCTGA
- the LOC106293858 gene encoding uncharacterized protein LOC106293858 — protein sequence MAMVEEPILSRLDRIDVMVRKLEEMKGSSPRSSSPSTPSSGTHPSSLDLSSPRSIGKVQCRPMEQVIEETERKGTLLERLNNVEEQVLKLCLKFEEEVEEESKRDGKSKKTKKKKGLRKLVDKVVGSSSPTKSPSKRWHC from the coding sequence ATGGCTATGGTGGAAGAACCCATCCTTTCAAGACTGGACCGTATTGATGTCATGGTGAGGAAGCTAGAAGAGATGAAAGGAAGCTCACCGAGAAGCTCCAGCCCTTCGACTCCATCTAGTGGGACTCACCCATCGTCGCTTGATCTTTCTTCGCCGAGGAGCATAGGGAAGGTTCAGTGCCGTCCGATGGAGCAAGTGATAGAGGAGACCGAGAGAAAAGGAACTCTGTTGGAGAGACTAAACAATGTGGAGGAGCAAGTTCTTAAGCTGTGTTTGAAGTTTGAAGAAGAGGTTGAAGAAGAGAGTAAGAGAGATGGTAAGTCGAAGAAAACGAAGAAGAAGAAGGGGTTGAGGAAGTTGGTTGATAAAGTTGTTGGATCTTCTTCTCCTACTAAAAGCCCTTCCAAGAGATGGCATTGCTGA
- the LOC106295001 gene encoding serine/threonine-protein phosphatase 6 regulatory subunit 3 translates to MFWKLTSLSASSPVETVLDKESFTLEELLDEEEIIQECKALNSRLINFLRDKAQVEQLLRYIVEEPPNDADDSKRAFKFPFISCEVFTCEIDVILKTLVDDEELMDLLFSFLEPSRSHSALLAGYFSKVVICLMVRKTAALMNYVKGHQSVLCQLVDLIGITSIMEVLVRLVGADDQVYPNFLDVMQWLADNNLLEMIVDKLDPSSPPEVQANAAETLCAISRNAPSALATQLSSPGFVARIFGHAFEDSHSKSGLVHSLSVCTSLLDPRKSAPSSSMFNSYRGQQMFESPVPVSQETIGAMLPKLSDLLMLLNVASDSTVLPTTYGELRPPLGKHRLKIVEFIAVLLRTGSEAAQKELATSGIIKRTIDLFFEYPFSNALHHQVETIILSCLENKSDLMVNHILRECNMIGKFLASDRDSDLSGDSQPTVAATGKKPPRVGYIGHITRISNKIGQLSNSNDQLKAYLQENSEWNEWQGSVLQERNTVENVYRWGCGRPTTIQDRTRDSDEEDKDYDVAALANNLSQAFTYKMYGNDDNEEDHNALDRDDDDVYFDDESAEVVISSLRLGDDQGSLFTNSDWFTFQDNRFGSTPSDAAGSNTLQDEELNRAFNANTSSSDDDEVVVGEEDDDLTRNPKDSAAETNFQMENPMGFFDFNTLEKTKEALAEQPPEWVGWSEPSSDRQVSGTGLNPFLDDDSKNMMNLDIPMPEAKTEPVIQNGSSSPTEKSLFEKDVEFVGVEAEGTEKAMEQAMKEGTVGEAGAMKRKMETVENQKAEEESRGVKEFNDNNYWKVDQEVGVLE, encoded by the exons ATGTTCTGGAAGCTCACTTCTCTCTCTGCATCTTCTCCG GTGGAGACGGTACTAGACAAAGAGAGTTTCACCTTGGAAGAGCTTCTTGATGAGGAAGAGATTATCCAAGAATGCAAGGCTTTGAATAGCCGCCTCATTAATTT TCTAAGGGATAAAGCTCAAGTGGAGCAGTTGTTGCGGTATATCGTTGAAGAGCCTCCAAATGATGCTGATGATAGTAAACGTGCTTTCAA GTTTCCGTTCATCTCGTGTGAAGTATTTACATGTGAAATTGATGTTATTCTTAAAACTTTGGTGGATGACGAAGAG CTGATGGACTTGCTTTTTTCCTTTCTGGAACCAAGTCGTTCTCATAGTGCATTGCTGGCAGGCTATTTCAGCAAG GTTGTCATTTGCCTTATGGTCAGAAAGACTGCTGCGCTTATGAATTATGTGAAA GGGCATCAAAGTGTTCTCTGCCAGTTGGTTGATTTGATTGGAATAACATCCATCATGGAG GTTTTGGTTCGCTTGGTTGGGGCGGATGATCAAGTCTATCCCAACTTTCTTGATGTGATGCAATGGCTGGCAGATAACAATTTACTTGAAATGATCGTGGACAAACTCGACCCATCT AGTCCTCCGGAGGTTCAGGCAAATGCAGCAGAAACATTATGTGCAATTTCTCGGAATGCACCATCAGCTTTAGCTACACAACTCTCGAGCCCTGG CTTCGTTGCTAGGATATTTGGTCATGCTTTTGAAGACTCACACTCTAAATCGGGTCTAGTTCATTCGCTTTCAGTATGCACCTCTCTGTTGGATCCGAGAAAATCAGCTCCGTCATCATCTATGTTCAATTCTTATAGAGGTCAACAGATGTTCGAGTCTCCCGTCCCAGTGTCTCAGGAGACTATTGGTGCCATGCTGCCTAAACTAA GCGACTTGCTTATGCTTCTCAATGTAGCATCTGACAGCACAGTATTGCCTACAACATATGGTGAACTGAGGCCTCCTCTTGGAAAGCATCGTCTAAAG ATTGTGGAGTTTATTGCAGTTTTGTTGAGAACTGGAAGTGAAGCTGCACAGAAGGAGTTAGCTACTTCAGGAATAATCAAAAGAACCATTGATCTATTTTTTGA GTACCCGTTCAGTAACGCTCTGCATCATCAAGTGGAGACTATAATACTTTCTTGTCTGGAAAACAAGAGCGATTTGATGGTTAACCATATTCTCCGAGAATGCAATATGATTGGAAAATTCCTCGCTTCAGACAGGGACTCGGATCTCTCAGGTGATAGCCAG CCTACTGTAGCAGCAACTGGGAAGAAACCCCCTCGAGTGGGATATATTGGACACATCACAAGAATATCAAATAAAATTGGTCAGTTGAGTAACAGCAATGACCAGCTAAAGGCATACCTTCAG GAAAACAGCGAATGGAATGAGTGGCAAGGTAGCGTTCTGCAGGAGCGCAACACTGTTGAGAATGTCTACAGATGGGGATGCGG GCGCCCAACCACAATACAAGATAGGACAAGAGATAGCGATGAGGAAGACAAGGATTACGATGTTGCGGCTCTGGCCAATAATTTGAGCCAAGCATTTACGTATAAAATGTATGGAAACGATGACAATGAAGAG GACCACAATGCTCTGGACAGAGATGATGAT GATGTGTACTTCGACGATGAATCTGCTGAAGTAGTAATTTCATCCTTAAGACTCGGAGATGACCAAGGAAG CTTGTTTACAAATTCAGATTGGTTCACATTCCAAGACAACAGGTTCGGCAGCACGCCCTCCGACGCAGCAGGTTCCAATACATTACAGGACGAGGAACTGAACAGAGCCTTCAATGCCAACACTAGCAGCAGCGACGACGACGAGGTGGTTGTTGGAGAAGAAGACGATGATCTAACCAGGAATCCAAAGGATAGCGCAGCTGAAACCAACTTCCAAATGGAGAATCCAATGGGGTTCTTCGACTTCAACACGTTGGAGAAAACCAAAGAAGCTTTAGCAGAACAGCCACCCGAATGGGTTGGGTGGAGCGAGCCATCATCCGATAGGCAAGTGAGTGGCACTGGTCTGAACCCATTCCTTGATGATGACAGCAAAAACATGATGAACCTCGACATACCAATGCCGGAGGCAAAAACCGAACCTGTGATTCAAAACGGGTCGTCGTCACCAACAGAAAAATCGCTGTTCGAGAAGGATGTGGAGTTTGTGGGAGTGGAAGCAGAAGGGACAGAGAAAGCGATGGAGCAAGCGATGAAAGAAGGGACAGTAGGAGAAGCTGGAGCGATGAAGAGGAAGATGGAGACGGTTGAGAACCAAAAGGCTGAGGAGGAAAGTAGGGGAGTGAAGGAGTTCAACGATAACAATTACTGGAAAGTTGATCAAGAAGTCGGAGTTTTGGAGTGA